One window of Alosa sapidissima isolate fAloSap1 chromosome 21, fAloSap1.pri, whole genome shotgun sequence genomic DNA carries:
- the ccdc126 gene encoding coiled-coil domain-containing protein 126, producing the protein MLCVARRNMSQKLSVFLVLVGLCWGMLLLHYTLSRPRHQSSAQLRQQILDLSRRYVKALSEESQDPSGPQGTSMAGYADLKRTIAVLLDDILSRLVKLEGLVDTAVNASAVNASHAAGGALLPPAATLQRLLKKDMSPNQLQVAGHTKTEAAAAKHQSHTSHRLRTRS; encoded by the exons ATGCTGTGTGTGGCACGCAGGAACATGTCCCAGAAGCTGAGTGTATTCCTGGTGCTGGTGGGCCTGTGCTGGGGGATGCTACTGCTGCACTACACGCTGTCTCGCCCACGCCACCAGAGCAGCGCTCAGTTGCGTCAGCAGATCCTGGACCTGAGCCGGCGCTACGTCAAAGCCCTCAGCGAGGAGAGCCAGGACCCCTCTGGTCCCCAAGGGACCTCCATGGCTGGATACG ccgATCTGAAGCGTACCATCGCTGTGCTGTTGGACGACATCCTGAGCCGTCTGGTGAAGCTGGAGGGCCTGGTGGACACAGCGGTGAACGCCTCAGCCGTTAACGCCTCCCACGCAGCAGGGGGCGCTCTCCTACCCCCAGCAGCAACTTTACAGAGACTCCTTAAAAAGGACATGTCCCCCAACCAGCTTCAAGTTGCTGGACACACCAAAACAGAAGCAGCTGCTGCAAAGCACCAATCACACACTTCACACCGACTACGCACAAGAAGTTGA